tgaaaatagacaaaaggtctcttcaaatgaggagttacttgacgCGAGCTCATTTAATCTGCttggtcctgtctgcacaagacaattcattcaCCTTTTACCGATCACAGGACGTCATTCGCATATAGGCATCGTCTTGTCTTGACCGTCaccgtgattttaacaaactttAATCCGACATCGGGTTTAGAAAATGGACTATAGAAAAAGGCGAATAGAATAcagcacacacacacatatatatatataaataaaaaagaaagtaGAAAGAGAGAATTAGAGTAAAAACATATGAAACGTTTACAGAAAAACTAAATCACCAATTGCTGTCAATGATTTCATTGTAAACAAGGGAACTTGCAGATATAGAAATAAacttacatatatataaataatatatactaTTTCTTATATCACTGTCCAAAAATAATCCATTTCCCTCAAATATATATCTGCTGTTTTAATTCCGCCGTTGCTTATACCTACGGCTTAGTCAAAAATCGGTCTGATAATTTAAGCTTAAATTGTTTACAGCAAACAGATATTTAGAAAATCAACAACAGTTCTTTAAATAACAAATAGTCGACTGTAGGTAAGAACTTCATCGACAATCCGGACGACCGCATTACTACCAAGAATAGCTAAAATGCGCTCGAATCTGGATCATATGTTCATATTAATGGCATGAAGTAAGTAACagatatttatgtataacattCACTAAAGCACGAGGTGCTGGATCTAGGTCAGTTggtgaatattatatatatatttatgtaacgTTCAGCTTTGGCAACTGGGTCGTGGTGATCGTTGTGTTACGAGTACCATTTTCCAGGATATGTGGCAGCATGAAATAAGAGTAAATGTTCTCACAGATCTTTACAAGTCTTCCCATTGCATTATAATTTCAGTGTACCTACGTTAACATTGGTGGTGAAATGCGATAATCGCACTACTATAAATTCAGTcttaatatttgaatttgatgTATCGCTCTCATTTAATTGGATAAGGAGCATACTGTCCTTGAGTGGCTGCAACATATGAGGGTGGAGCAGCACTTGGAACTGGCATAAATTGTGTTTCTTGATATGCGCTCGGTGGATACATAGGTTGATTAGTCGGGTAGGGCTGTGGCATTTGCAAAGGCGGTAAACCTTGGTGAcctgaaaaattcaaatatgaaatgcgAAACGAAATCTACGCAAGTGATATGCCAGCCGAATGAAAGCATATTTATATGAGGATATTTATGTAATAATAATATGGAATTAACGAAGAAGATTCGGCTTAATTTCGTTGCTGTTATTCAGTCTCATTCCGTtaccaaaattatataaaacttCACACTTTTCTCAATTTCTCACTCTCGAGCAAAACAAATATGATCTTGCTGCGGCAAAACTTTGTGAAGTAGTTCTATTTAAAACCGACACACAAATTGTTGAGATTAGCTCTTTTGCTTAGCTTCGCATGCATATATTCATAAACAAACGTACCTGGCTGAATGGTAGGTACCGGTTGCGTCACTATGACACGTCCAGAAGATGCTTGACGTTGACCTCGTTTACTCCGGTAGCAACAGTACCAGCATACGACAACACATACTAGCATAAAGAATATGTTTCCTACAATAGTACCAATGATTGATCCTGctctaaaaacaaatattcattaTTCAT
The sequence above is a segment of the Styela clava chromosome 7, kaStyClav1.hap1.2, whole genome shotgun sequence genome. Coding sequences within it:
- the LOC120329096 gene encoding uncharacterized protein LOC120329096 isoform X1; the encoded protein is MNQRTIWILFVVMLTNMFRQISGFCTNSSCRSRNPFSSSTYCCRDGYCCSYTRYRNDFSYTYNRWGAGSIIGTIVGNIFFMLVCVVVCWYCCYRSKRGQRQASSGRVIVTQPVPTIQPGHQGLPPLQMPQPYPTNQPMYPPSAYQETQFMPVPSAAPPSYVAATQGQYAPYPIK
- the LOC120329096 gene encoding uncharacterized protein LOC120329096 isoform X2 codes for the protein MDIVVHIHDTEMIFRTLTTVGGSIIGTIVGNIFFMLVCVVVCWYCCYRSKRGQRQASSGRVIVTQPVPTIQPGHQGLPPLQMPQPYPTNQPMYPPSAYQETQFMPVPSAAPPSYVAATQGQYAPYPIK